One window from the genome of Bdellovibrio sp. NC01 encodes:
- a CDS encoding YchJ family protein yields the protein MKCPCGSQKDYKECCAPLHAGAAKAETAEALMRSRYSAFAKNQMQYLKDTTDPQTLQNIDEEANQEWADRAKFLKLEILKAEEKGTKGTVEFKAFYSVDDEEYIHHEVSTFRKQNGEWFFKSGKVKEAKA from the coding sequence ATGAAATGTCCATGCGGTTCTCAAAAAGATTATAAGGAATGCTGCGCGCCTCTTCATGCGGGTGCAGCTAAAGCGGAAACAGCCGAAGCGTTGATGCGTTCTCGTTACAGTGCGTTTGCGAAAAATCAAATGCAGTACTTGAAGGACACGACTGATCCTCAAACTTTGCAAAACATCGACGAAGAAGCGAATCAAGAGTGGGCTGACCGCGCGAAGTTTTTAAAACTTGAAATTCTGAAGGCAGAAGAAAAAGGCACGAAAGGAACTGTTGAGTTCAAAGCTTTCTATTCTGTTGATGACGAAGAATACATCCATCACGAAGTAAGCACCTTCCGCAAACAAAATGGCGAATGGTTCTTTAAATCTGGAAAAGTAAAAGAGGCCAAAGCATGA
- a CDS encoding SDR family NAD(P)-dependent oxidoreductase — MAKWALITGASSGIGWATAEALAEYGFSLFITGRRFERLQNLENHLRTKFPRIETKIATFDISDKDEVKQFLKAHYADLAHVEVLVNNAGLARGIEKMQDANVDDWDVMIDTNIKGLLHVSRGVLEHMSKKKSGHVVNIGSVAGRWTYPGGGVYCATKFAVRALSEGMRMDLLGTNVRVTNIEPGMVNTEFSLVRLGDQSKADKVYEGMTPLEAKDIAETVAWCVSRPAHVNIQELVIYPTDQAHVGIVNRRT, encoded by the coding sequence ATGGCAAAATGGGCATTAATCACAGGCGCCAGCTCAGGCATCGGTTGGGCAACGGCAGAGGCCTTGGCAGAGTACGGTTTTTCACTTTTCATCACGGGCAGACGCTTTGAACGCCTGCAAAATCTAGAAAACCATCTGCGCACGAAGTTTCCTCGTATTGAAACGAAAATCGCAACTTTTGATATCTCTGACAAAGACGAAGTAAAACAATTTCTAAAAGCTCACTATGCAGATTTGGCGCACGTCGAAGTCCTGGTGAACAACGCGGGCCTGGCTCGCGGAATTGAAAAAATGCAAGACGCAAATGTCGACGACTGGGACGTGATGATTGATACAAATATCAAAGGTCTTTTGCACGTAAGCCGTGGCGTTCTTGAGCATATGAGTAAAAAGAAATCAGGCCACGTCGTCAACATCGGCTCGGTCGCCGGTCGTTGGACTTATCCAGGTGGTGGAGTTTACTGTGCGACTAAATTTGCCGTGCGTGCACTTTCTGAAGGCATGCGCATGGATCTGTTAGGTACGAATGTGCGAGTCACAAACATTGAGCCCGGCATGGTGAATACGGAGTTTTCGCTTGTCCGATTGGGCGATCAAAGCAAGGCCGACAAAGTTTATGAAGGCATGACTCCATTGGAAGCCAAAGATATCGCAGAGACTGTCGCGTGGTGCGTGTCGCGACCTGCGCATGTTAACATACAAGAACTCGTGATTTACCCAACTGACCAAGCCCATGTTGGAATAGTTAACAGGAGGACGTAA
- a CDS encoding EVE domain-containing protein, with product MKYWLMKSEPDVFSIDQLKKDSTTWWEGVRNYQARNFMMKDMEVGDHVLFYHSNAEPPGVAGLAVVSKKAEPDKLQFDKKSEYFDPKATKEKPIWYCVEVKFDKKFPELVSLQELRDNEKLQDMLVLAKGSRLSIQPVDKKHFDIVKKMGGL from the coding sequence ATGAAATATTGGTTGATGAAATCAGAGCCTGACGTTTTCTCTATCGATCAGTTGAAAAAAGATTCAACGACATGGTGGGAAGGCGTGCGCAACTACCAAGCGCGCAACTTCATGATGAAAGATATGGAAGTTGGCGATCATGTTTTATTCTATCACTCTAACGCCGAACCACCTGGTGTTGCCGGTCTTGCTGTCGTTTCAAAAAAGGCAGAGCCAGATAAACTTCAGTTCGATAAAAAATCTGAATATTTCGACCCGAAAGCGACGAAAGAAAAACCAATCTGGTATTGTGTTGAAGTGAAATTCGACAAAAAATTTCCTGAGTTAGTAAGTCTGCAAGAACTTCGCGACAACGAAAAGTTGCAAGACATGTTGGTGTTAGCGAAGGGCTCGCGTCTTTCGATTCAACCTGTTGATAAAAAGCACTTTGATATCGTTAAAAAAATGGGCGGCTTGTAG